In Sphingobacterium sp. lm-10, one DNA window encodes the following:
- a CDS encoding Gfo/Idh/MocA family oxidoreductase, which yields MYKVGLIGFSIGGQVFHAPFIAGHPELQLYKVTARKKEHQELLRARYPQAIAVGSAIDIFDDPEIDIVVIATSNDVHYDFAKAALLAGKHVVVEKPFTNTTEQADELISIAAQKNLLLTVHHNARFHSDYKTVRKLVEEHAVGRLTNYEARYDRFRNYLREGAWREQNLPGSGIHYDLGAHLIDQALQLFGAPTSVFADLRVQRDGAEAVDDFEIILSYPALKVSLKGQMLAKLPTPRYALYGTAGCFIKPGTDPQEEMLRSGSLPHLHADWGVEQESTYGTLAVEDPVKGDNIRKIRSERGSGQDFYANVVDVLQGKGVLIVRPEQARDVIRILALCEQSWNEKSVISLAGELIAYDGI from the coding sequence ATGTATAAAGTTGGTTTAATAGGTTTTTCAATAGGTGGTCAGGTTTTTCATGCACCTTTTATCGCAGGACATCCCGAACTGCAACTCTATAAAGTTACCGCGCGTAAAAAGGAGCATCAAGAGCTGCTGAGAGCGCGGTATCCGCAAGCTATCGCTGTGGGATCCGCGATAGACATCTTTGACGATCCAGAAATTGATATTGTGGTTATTGCCACTTCTAATGATGTGCATTATGATTTTGCAAAGGCAGCTTTGCTTGCCGGCAAACACGTCGTGGTGGAGAAACCATTTACCAACACCACAGAACAGGCTGATGAGTTGATCTCTATAGCTGCGCAAAAGAATCTGTTGCTCACAGTTCATCACAATGCGCGGTTCCATTCTGACTACAAAACTGTTCGTAAGCTCGTGGAAGAACATGCTGTAGGTCGGCTAACGAATTATGAAGCGCGATACGATCGCTTTCGTAATTACCTTCGTGAAGGTGCGTGGCGCGAACAAAATCTGCCGGGATCTGGCATTCATTATGATCTGGGCGCACATCTTATCGATCAAGCTTTGCAACTTTTTGGTGCGCCGACCTCGGTTTTTGCGGACCTTCGCGTACAACGGGATGGAGCAGAGGCGGTAGACGATTTTGAGATTATTCTTTCTTATCCCGCATTAAAAGTATCCCTCAAGGGTCAGATGTTGGCCAAGTTGCCCACGCCTCGCTATGCACTTTACGGAACCGCAGGTTGCTTTATAAAGCCCGGAACAGATCCGCAAGAAGAGATGCTCCGAAGTGGAAGTTTACCACATTTGCATGCCGATTGGGGAGTAGAGCAAGAGAGCACTTACGGTACGTTGGCGGTCGAAGATCCCGTAAAAGGGGATAACATCCGAAAAATTAGGAGTGAACGGGGATCTGGACAAGATTTTTATGCCAATGTAGTCGATGTGCTGCAAGGTAAAGGTGTATTGATCGTTCGGCCCGAACAAGCGAGAGATGTGATCCGCATATTAGCGCTTTGCGAGCAATCCTGGAATGAAAAATCAGTCATCTCTCTAGCTGGAGAACTCATTGCGTATGATGGAATTTGA
- a CDS encoding aminoacetone oxidase family FAD-binding enzyme, with translation MEFDAVIIGAGACGLMCAAQAGLLGKRVLVVERNSKPGAKILISGGGRCNYTNLHTSIDNFVTENSDFLHSAFNQWTVDDTISFFEGYGSIQGAEKTLGQLFPTSNKAKDIVDVFLRLMNQTKQVLWLDSLVKGVKQVSPGFEITIERQGAVQQITTKKVVMASGGLPVQKLGASDFALRVARDLGHRIVRTAPALVPLTITGKDAAWYAALSGNSLFARVWNERISFEENILFTHWGLSGPAILQISTYWQAGETFSIDLLPRHRLDQLIKEERQQGGKRTVAQLLQDHFSKKLVEAMGEMLPLTLKIASLSKADAQRIFDIIHRFPVKPAGDKGYDKAEVMSGGVATDEINAKTMESNLVKGLYFGGEAVDITGWLGGYNFQWAWASGYAIAQAI, from the coding sequence ATGGAATTTGATGCCGTAATTATTGGTGCTGGCGCTTGCGGTTTAATGTGTGCAGCGCAAGCCGGACTATTGGGCAAGCGCGTCTTGGTCGTGGAGCGTAATAGCAAGCCGGGAGCAAAGATTCTGATCTCGGGTGGAGGGCGTTGCAATTACACCAACCTGCATACGTCGATCGATAATTTCGTGACCGAAAATTCGGACTTCCTTCACTCCGCTTTTAATCAATGGACGGTAGACGACACTATTTCGTTCTTCGAAGGATACGGATCCATTCAGGGAGCAGAGAAAACGTTAGGTCAATTATTCCCAACCTCCAATAAAGCTAAAGATATTGTGGATGTTTTTCTTCGACTAATGAATCAGACAAAGCAAGTGCTTTGGTTAGATAGTTTAGTAAAGGGAGTGAAGCAGGTTTCGCCCGGTTTTGAGATTACGATAGAACGACAAGGCGCTGTGCAACAAATTACCACGAAGAAGGTCGTGATGGCTTCTGGTGGCTTGCCCGTACAGAAGCTAGGTGCGTCTGATTTTGCACTACGTGTGGCACGCGATCTTGGACATCGGATCGTGCGGACAGCTCCTGCGCTGGTACCGCTGACGATTACGGGTAAAGATGCAGCCTGGTACGCGGCCTTATCGGGCAACTCTCTATTTGCCCGGGTATGGAATGAGCGTATCTCTTTTGAAGAAAATATTCTATTTACCCATTGGGGATTGAGCGGACCGGCTATTTTGCAGATATCGACCTACTGGCAAGCGGGCGAAACATTTTCGATCGATCTGCTACCTAGGCATCGCTTAGATCAGCTCATCAAAGAAGAGCGTCAACAAGGCGGTAAACGCACTGTTGCACAACTCTTACAAGATCATTTTTCCAAAAAGCTAGTGGAGGCCATGGGAGAGATGTTGCCGCTAACGCTGAAGATTGCTTCCTTGAGCAAAGCAGATGCACAACGTATTTTTGATATCATTCATCGCTTTCCCGTGAAGCCGGCTGGTGACAAAGGGTATGATAAAGCAGAAGTGATGTCTGGAGGTGTGGCTACCGACGAAATCAATGCCAAGACAATGGAATCCAACTTGGTAAAAGGACTTTATTTCGGTGGCGAAGCGGTGGATATTACCGGTTGGCTCGGTGGCTACAATTTTCAGTGGGCCTGGGCATCTGGCTACGCCATTGCCCAAGCGATCTAA